Genomic window (Cucurbita pepo subsp. pepo cultivar mu-cu-16 unplaced genomic scaffold, ASM280686v2 Cp4.1_scaffold000462, whole genome shotgun sequence):
TAAAACagtgagatctaacatattgatgatcACTTCATTACCTAATGTAAGGCAAacctattcattacttgtacaagaagagatgtaGCATCAGGTAGCTTCTGAACCTActtaaaatttctcaattgCAACAGTAGTGCAAAAGAAgacaacatattcaaaattcactAAGGACAAATCAGGTGAATATTGCAATAGAAGTTGTCATACAATTGATGAATGTTGAATCTGTAAgttttactttaaattttatgataaaaaGTAATATACAAAAGATCGATGtcgacagaaaaataattctgaAAGGGCAGTTCAAGTCAATCAACGCAGCAATCGTGGATATCTATCATCTGCAATAGGACCAATGTTTCTCAGTTGAATATAGAAGAACCGTCCTCTAATTCTATTGCAAATTTTTCTTATGAGCAATTACAACAAATAGCACAAGCCTTATCTGCATTCAATCATCGTCCTTCTAGTAATTATAAGAGTTACATCAATGCTGCAGGTTTGTTTTTAGTATCTGCATTATCCATTAACTCTGCTAGTTCTGATTTATAGATtctcgatagtggagctacgGATCATATAGTATCCAAAGGTTCTGTTATGACTGAACCAAATGCTGTAATGATTTCTACAATAAATTTGTCTAATGGGAGGGACAACACATGTGTCACATATTGACAATGTTTCCTTTAATTCTGACcttaatttaaacaatattttatgtgTGCCTTCGTTCAATTTTAACCTGATGTCCATTAACAAACTTACCAATGACTTAAAATGTTGTGTCACATTCTATCTTGATTTTTGTGTTATGTAGGACTTAGCTGCAGagaagatgattggctcgAGTAAACAAGTTGgaggtctctatcatatttctttatctccaatcaaatcttcagtACATCAAATATCTCAGTCAATCtgatttgtggcatttacgcctaggtcatcctttattttctcgttttaaatttctagctaatcaattgcatcttaataatgctACTTTTTCTCATAACGGTAGTATTTTCCcgttagcaaaacaaactaggttgtCTGTTCCAAGAAACTCAATAACACATTCTGCATTAGATTTGttacattgtgatgtttgggACCTCATAAAATTCCTACCCATTATgatttgcatttttttctcactattgttcatgattttattcgatgtacttgggtttttcttatgcaacataaatcagaagtacatcatttgttaatgaaatttgttaaattcgttcaaactcaatttcatactactatcaagatagtacatcagacaatgggactgagttcctatctttgcaaccatttTTTAGTTCTTGTAGCATTGAATTTCAGCGCACTTGTGTATATATTCCACAACAAAATAGAGTCGTAGAACGTAAGCATCGTCATatcctaaatgtagctaggtctcttctctttcaatctctgttgtttatcttataaatagaacaccATTACCATTGTTATTtaacaagacaccctttgaatcactctacaaacgaccacctacatttcatcattttaaagattttggACGTAAATGTTATGCACTGTAGTAcatcctaagcaaaaatttgaacctcgggcaatttcttgtgttttcgtaggatatccttgtggtcacaaaaggttacaaattgtatgacatgcaatctcacaaattctttatcagttgtgatgttaaattttgtgaagatcattttcctttttcaccagcttcacaaactttgACATTAGTTCCTTCGACTACCATTTTACCACTTCATGATTCATCATACTCAAACATCTATTCTAGTCCTCCTgcaccttctattccttcacctACTTTGTtgtctcctccaccttctattccttcacctACTTCATtgtctcctccaccttctattccttctctAGATTCACCtactaattctaattttatccCACCTGATACATCAGTTCCACTCCGATGTTCTACTCGTACCAAAGAGCTTCCAGCTTGGCATAATGATTATGAGATATCTTCTGCAaccaatcatttaacctctagctcaagtcCTAGCATTGACACCAGGTATCCTCTTCATCATTACATTTCACTCTCGTTTTCTCTTACTCAACGTGCTACTCTAGCTCTTATTATAGCCCAAacagaacctaaaacctaaGATGAGGCAGTTGGCGACCCATTATGGCAGCTTTGGAACGTAATCATGCTTGCTCTCTCGTTCCTCTGCTACCTGACCATACTTTCTCTTCCATAGATGGCTTAAAGCCATAAAATGAAACTCTTGAGTCATTTCAAGAGTcggtaacattcatactttatgaccataattaaccactaTATATTCTTTATGACTATAATTAGCCACTATATAAATGTAGTAAAtgaaaagtcttaaaatacattaatgaaatacgataactctaaattactctaaattgtaatccacccaaaatttttaaaaactaagcttcattcttcttcaatatggcatgaattgaaatatcttttgataatttcaacgacaattttttcacatcttcattgaaatatattgtatgacTGATgtattttggttcatatcaatatatCAACCGCCTCTAGATAGCCCTGCAACATCATTAGCATGAAATTATCAAATTGATTTTGGAGTTTCATGATACACTCCTAGAATGATAAAAGATGATGAGAAGTTGT
Coding sequences:
- the LOC111785360 gene encoding proline-rich receptor-like protein kinase PERK2 is translated as MLQILDSGATDHIVSKGSVMTEPNADLAAEKMIGSSKQVGASQTLTLVPSTTILPLHDSSYSNIYSSPPAPSIPSPTLLSPPPSIPSPTSLSPPPSIPSLDSPTNSNFIPPDTSVPLRCSTRTKELPAWHNDYEISSATNHLTSSSSPSIDTRYPLHHYISLSFSLTQRATLALIIAQTEPKT